The genomic window aactcaggagggtggagacttacccgattatgatctttcagttttgtatttaatatataaaaaataaaaacttcccCTTACAGTTTGGAGTATGGGATGTAAataagtgggggtgggggggtatcctcatttaaatgcatgaaactggggCACTGACAAAATGAAGAaggttcaagggagtgtagactttctattggcactgtgtaatatataaaatggCATTAGCTTTTAAAAGCAACAGAATACTTAAAGTATGTGAACTGACAAAATACATGCCAACAACTTCTGAAGCATTCCTGACCAGATGAACGCAGTAAATGAAACAGATAATTTGTAGTAAAGCATACTTTattaaagaactttttttttctgtaatatttttaaaaaggacagaaCTACAAAATGTGCATGAAAAGGCAGAGAAAATGGTTAGAAAGAATTAGGccaactgcttttatttttttcttaacattaaaCCAACACGTACTTGTGTAAGCTAGAAATGCTTTAGTCAAAGCCATGAAAttaacaattaagaaaaaaaaaagtatcctacAAGCTTGTGAACATTAATTTGAAATCTGATTTTATTCTACTCCCAGAATCCCCTCTTCAAGCTCTGCTCAGCTTCCATGCCGGGGGCGGGGTTACACAAAGGAGTAATGTGTTCCGATAGGCTGGTTTGTAACTACAACAGCGCAAACAAACTTTAGAATACTCTTCTTTTTAACCACAAAAGAAACTGAATTTGTTTgtcaaaaacagtaaaaaataaagacattagaTTTCAAACTTGTAACAGTCAATAGCTTCCGAACAACATTTAAGTCACTGAAACATTTGGACACAAAATAGGgagtgaacaaaaaaaatgaccTCCTGTTGCACAAAACATTTCTGATCAGAGGCCAGTATGTtcaacaatatgtattttttccttttaaatttatattaagtAGTGTAGCAAGACATCGTTACAGCACTTAAATGAGATAATGCACTTGGGGGAAAAGGCATTTTAAACATCAGTCTTATTATGTATgcgtgtatgtatgcatgcatttcTACTGCATGCTGGAGGAGAAAATACTTAACAGCATTGTTAGTTTTAGTGTAAAAAGAGGCAATTCAGAACAGAAAGGCACTGGGTTTGGTATCAGCCAACAGGAGGTCTAGATTTGTGAAGGTGCGCAGTTTTAAAGGGATGGCATGTTTTAGGGGACAGACACTTGGTAAGGGCTCCCGGGAACGTGCTCCTCGCCCCACTTCACCACCAGGATGTAGTCGCCCTTGTCTTTGAGCTGGTACGTGACGTTGTAGAGCAGCTTGCCCTGGTGCTTCACGATGATCTCCTCGCACGGGACCTTGGGGCCATGCACTCCCACTAGCAGCATGTTGTTCCCTGTAGTGATGGAGAAAGACAGGTCATTCACAACCGCAAAAAGTTGGAACAGGATCAGACAGGTTCACTAGAACTCCTCAAACTGAGGGGTGCAGAAATGCATGGTTCAGGATTACCATGCACATCTTAAGatctacagttatggccaaaaaaaaaaaaaaagtcaccctatagaattttaCAAAAATTGCATCAGTCCAATAAAATCTGCTTAATGTTatgttgacatattgaattacataacgctttgtaggTTTGCCcaacaaaggatttaaaaaaaagtttcttgtaGGTTtttgattacataaaaaaaaaagacctaagtCAATGTTATATTTTATCCATCTAAAAAAGGAGTTGCTATGACAGGTAAGAGGAAGTGGGGTTGACTGGGCTAGTTAAGAGGCAAAAAAACATCTCTTCCCTCAGGACTAACCCCACACTGACCTGCTTTGCTGCAGTCCACGCTAAAGCTGTTCTTCTGGCCCACATAGGCCTTGGAGAGGCCTAGGCCCTTGGCCACCACACGGCTGGCATCAGAGGTACCTCGAGAGGGCGCCCCCTGCTGGAGAACAGCCTGAGAGCGCGCGACGGAGTCCACCAAGACAGAGGAGGTCTCGTTGAGGTTGTGACTTGTCACCAAACGTGGACCTGTGGACAGAGAATGACATCAAGAACTACCGGCACACGAGTGGATTTAGAAATGCTGCAGATTAACTGGATCCATTCAATACCACATTTTCCAGGAACAGGAATTCAAATACATGCAGTGAAACTTCAAGGTGAAGGGACTAACATGCAGCCAACTGAACAGCTTGCAGAAGTTCCTGTGCCTTGCACGAATGCATCCGGCAACATACGGTATAGGTATTCAAGTCAGTAAATGGATGGAAAGCAGACAGAAAGACTCTCCAAAGCTGGAGAAAAACTTTACATCTGCACTTTTATATAGAAAGTTTAGTAAATCAGAAATTAATTCTACCACATTTTCTCCcgatttgaaatgtccaattgtatctTTAGGCTTGGCTTTCCGCTACCACTCCTGCACTGAtttcgggagcggcgaagatgaacacatgctgtcctccgaagtgtgtggtCAGCCGCACAGTCCCCCCGGggcagtgctcagccaattgtgtgccgccccatGGGAGCTTCCATCCACTGACTTGAACCGGCagcctccaggctatagggcacatccggcACTCTGCATGGAGCCCCCTTATTTCTACTTAACTGTACTTGTCCTGAAcattccatgtaaaaaaaaatctgtttttgctttAATGTCCaagagaaactacaaaacaaGCATTAACGGATTAACATAGGATTGGTCCTTAAAAAAAGGTGAAGTTCAGCCAGTTTATTTACACTTTCTTCATAACTTAAATGCAAAACACTTTGATCGTTTAAGACCCAAAGTTCCGAGATCAGCtggctactaggaaccagacaagcttagatgggctgaccggcctcctcttgtttataaaTTCTTACAAGTTTATGCCATGGTTAAGGCCCAAGCGGATTTGAAGTGCTTGTCCTATTAGCAACTGCATCAAAAATGGAAAGCAAGGTTGGTAACCAGGCAAGCAGAAATAAGCATTTGGAAAAGGTGCAGAAAACTACCACAATCTTCCAAAACACAAAAAGTTTTGTGCCGTCGCCCCAACGCCAATTAAAACCTTAAGCTCAATATTCCCCACTCGGCTGGCCCTATGTAGAGAAATGCCTCCCTCAGTCTCTTACCGGTGATCTTGGCTTTGAAAGGGCTGCCCACAATGTGGTAGGGTCCCCCGTATTTGATGGAGATCAGGTAGCTGCCCGGCGCCATGGGCGTGTAGGTCACCTTGTAACCCTCGGCACACTCCTGACAGTCCATCTTGACCTTAGAGGGGCCGTCGATAGTGACCGCCAGAGCACCAGGACCGGCGGCACTGGTGTTCACAATGAACTCGCATGGGGATCCTGCGCACGACAAGAACACAGCAATCACGGACCAGGTTCACATTTAACATGGTTACAAAGAGGTGGAACACAGCAGTCCCAGGTAGTGATTCGATAAGCCTCACAATGCAAGTGATGGTCCTGATGGGTTAACTTGCAGGACACACAAAATTGACTGTTTTGTTAACCCTGTTCATGTATGAAATAAataacttcacttttttttttttttttttttttttaaaaatcagctaCCAGTCTATGCGCCCTCATTTCGGAACACTGCTCGTGTTCTTGAATACACACCTGTGGTCCCAGACTCCAGCCCTGCCCCGTATGCAGACACCATCCCGGGGTCGCCAGCCTGTCCTGTTTCCCCAACCCGGACCTTGAAGGGGCTTCCTGGGATATGAGAGCCATTGAACTTGACGTCTATCAGGTACAGTCCGTTCTCGCGAGGGATGAAGCGAACTGCGTACTTGTCTGAAATCAAGCACAGAAAAAACCAAATAAGCTTCACCTAGAGAGATTATGGTTTGTCTTCAGTACTTAAAGCTTTGCATTAGCCAACAGccttgcacccccccccccccaatcctcTTAGACTTGCTGTTTATCATCAGTTGTAAATACTTAAAACAAAGTCAGTCTGTCAATTAAAatagcttcaaatgaaagcacttAATAGTAATTGTTGCAAATTATGTCTAATGTTAATTTCTTCCAAAGGAATTGGGGAAGGATTTTGAAAAAAGGAACTGGCCCTAGTCGCTGGACTGGTTTCTTTTTTCGAATTGGTCGGCCTTGTGCAGGATGACTGGATCCTTTGTTCTAAAGCCACACACCTTCATCGATCTCTGTAACGCAGCATTGCTCCAGAGCTCCAGATGGGCTGTGCACTTTGGCGTCGATGACTCCCTTGGCTCCGTTCAGGCTGACTGCGAAGGAGGCAGGCTGGTTCACCTTCAAGCCAGACTCCTGGAACACAGACATTGGAGCTCTCAAATGCTACAGGTTCCCCCCTGGCCATCGCCACATCTAAACTTTGGGGCACAGTAATTTGCCAGTGGAAGGGACTAGACATTTTTGGTTGACCTGGCCAtgtttttcagtttcaaaattacatttgtaCATAATTGTCACTTCCATCCATGTCctgtccccccacccccacccttcaaggagtgggggggggggggggggggggggtggaatgggttacctcgTCATGTTGCTGAAATCAGAGATCCTTTAAGACACAACGTGACAAAGTTGTATGATCAAAATcaggccaaatggcttcctctgtaaaaattgtttttactgcatgtcatttacaataaaaacacatctcTTGTAAAAACTCCCTTTATCCATCCTGAGATACTGAATGTAATTTCTCCATGGTGATGTCAATATGCTTATCCTGTAGCCTTTATGAAAGACATTGTTGCACAACACCAGAAATTAATACAAGTATTTCAATTTATAACTAGGCCAGTCCTTAAATGTATAGtccctttaaaagaaaagcattttttgaAGTACGTTCTGTTGAACCATGGCTACTGGTTTAAAGCAAGAGATATTAAAACTTGGCAAGAATGAAGGTCCTAGATTCAAAATGGCAGTTTTCAAAAATCAATGCAGTAAAATAAGTTTACTAAAATGTTACTTCCTGCgctgtaggtcacatggcctGATTAAAGACCAACAGCACAGGAAGTAATCCAATAACAGTAGTCTTTCACATCTATAACAGTCTATAGAAATGTCTGTGCATTGTAAAATGAAGTACAAATACAAGCCAAGAGGGAATCTATAAAGTAAGACTTTCCACAATTGAAAATggctacagaaagaaaaaaaaagattaaacatttaaaagcataATGTAAAAAAGAGTCACATTCAAAAGTTAATTCAATGCAACAAAACATtcctatatataaaaatgcttacctgaaatatttagtttatgtccaccttttaaaaagacattctaaatttcaccatcagtgaattcgCAAACTGAATACAAACAAATGTAATGACATGCGACATGTCCCCTTgtgctggacagagcgatctttagcagaaacgtttccaatctttgatgcagctggtgtctctTCCATGGAAGactttaaagaaatcatgcagctctatgcagcgtgtgttcaatcatttaccagaaggaagtaaactggctgccaggttcctaaatgcagcgTAACAGGCAGCGCGTCAATcaggcaaacgtttgctgtatttaacTGACCACATTTACACTATTCAAGAAATGGGAATTTAAACAGAACTACATATTAAATAGAACAGCAATGGTTAGGTCACAGAAATCAAATAAGAGAAGAtagcgatttaaaaaaatatttaacactgcAATGCCCTTAACGGAACATACATTTGCAAATGCCATCATGAGTTTTACTGCAACAGAGACTGGACTTATTGGCACACAGATAATGTGCCCATAAGCCCTTCTAGAGGAATCTCTGTCAATTCAAACCTGAGTTCAGAGGATTCTGTTAAGAGCCTTTAGAAAGAGACACGAGAAAAACACACTGGCCCTTCAGTGGCCACTCCGGGTGGCCGTAACCACCCAGCAGTCAGTAGCAGAATCTCCCCTAATCCCCTTGCCTGTCTGCTGCACTAGATCTTCCTGCTCCTCACCTCCTGGTTCTCTTTACTACTGCCTGAACATCAATGTCCAGAAGTTTCACATCACCCTaaagaatgaactcattttgcttcagtcaaatgaaacctgctgaacgaCGTTACGTTAACGTTACTGACAAATTGAAAGATGACAT from Polyodon spathula isolate WHYD16114869_AA chromosome 16, ASM1765450v1, whole genome shotgun sequence includes these protein-coding regions:
- the LOC121328985 gene encoding filamin-A-like, with the translated sequence MVSPPDSSLFKDCKQVTDTPNLANVFLRLSDLAVLSVPFPGDYEVSIKFNDEHIPDSPIIVPVASPSDDARRLTVASLQESGLKVNQPASFAVSLNGAKGVIDAKVHSPSGALEQCCVTEIDEDKYAVRFIPRENGLYLIDVKFNGSHIPGSPFKVRVGETGQAGDPGMVSAYGAGLESGTTGSPCEFIVNTSAAGPGALAVTIDGPSKVKMDCQECAEGYKVTYTPMAPGSYLISIKYGGPYHIVGSPFKAKITGPRLVTSHNLNETSSVLVDSVARSQAVLQQGAPSRGTSDASRVVAKGLGLSKAYVGQKNSFSVDCSKAGNNMLLVGVHGPKVPCEEIIVKHQGKLLYNVTYQLKDKGDYILVVKWGEEHVPGSPYQVSVP